In a single window of the Microscilla marina ATCC 23134 genome:
- a CDS encoding enoyl-CoA hydratase/isomerase family protein → METLQTTLKNGYAIVTLDRGRANAMNAQMVTELRQIIKEYSEDTKVGGVILNGKENFFSAGLDVIELYNYDSEEIKAFWESFFGMIYEMAAFRKPLVAAITGHSPAGGCVLAVCCDYRVMAEGKYQIGLNEVPVGILINESISSLYAMWLGERRAYQFLMEGKLLNVQEAAEYGLVDEVVAPEKVLETAEAKMQQYLQFGKDVWQTSKLLLRYEVLDRIKRQEEAKLEATLNQWWNPATRQVLEQMIARLTKK, encoded by the coding sequence ATGGAAACACTACAAACAACCCTGAAAAACGGTTATGCCATTGTAACTTTAGACAGGGGAAGAGCCAATGCAATGAATGCCCAAATGGTGACTGAGTTACGCCAAATAATCAAAGAGTATAGCGAAGACACCAAGGTAGGAGGGGTGATTTTAAACGGCAAAGAAAACTTCTTTTCGGCAGGTTTAGACGTGATAGAGTTGTACAACTATGACAGCGAAGAGATCAAAGCCTTTTGGGAGAGTTTTTTTGGTATGATTTACGAAATGGCCGCTTTTCGTAAGCCCCTGGTGGCAGCTATTACCGGGCACAGTCCGGCGGGTGGTTGTGTGCTGGCGGTTTGTTGTGACTATAGAGTAATGGCAGAAGGCAAATACCAAATCGGCTTGAACGAGGTACCAGTAGGCATTCTTATCAACGAAAGTATATCGAGCCTGTATGCCATGTGGTTAGGCGAACGCCGGGCTTATCAGTTTTTGATGGAAGGCAAACTCCTGAACGTGCAAGAGGCTGCCGAGTATGGGTTGGTCGACGAGGTGGTTGCACCAGAGAAAGTGTTGGAGACTGCCGAAGCCAAAATGCAGCAATACCTACAGTTTGGCAAAGATGTATGGCAAACCAGCAAGTTATTGTTACGCTACGAGGTATTAGATAGAATAAAACGTCAGGAAGAGGCCAAACTGGAAGCTACTCTTAACCAATGGTGGAATCCTGCCACCAGGCAGGTATTAGAGCAGATGATTGCCCGCTTGACTAAGAAATAG
- the modB gene encoding molybdate ABC transporter permease subunit: MIDWTPIILTFQLALVTTVLLLLVSLPLAYWLATTRSRLKPVIETLVSMPLVLPPTVLGFYLLLALSPQSALGGLLEGVGLRLIFSFEGLVIASMLYSLPFMVQPIQAGFSNLPLSLTEAAYTMGKSKRTTLLRVLLPNLRPSLLTGVVLAFAHTIGEFGVVLMIGGNIPGKTKVASIAIYDEVEALNYATANAYSLFLLVVAFLILLAVYTINGGYLKQ; encoded by the coding sequence ATGATCGACTGGACTCCCATCATATTGACGTTTCAGTTGGCGCTGGTTACTACTGTTTTGCTGCTGTTGGTATCGTTGCCCCTGGCATACTGGCTGGCAACTACCCGCTCGCGACTTAAGCCAGTGATAGAAACCCTGGTAAGCATGCCCCTGGTACTCCCCCCCACTGTATTGGGGTTTTATTTGCTGTTGGCGCTCAGCCCTCAGTCCGCTTTAGGGGGGCTGCTGGAAGGCGTCGGGCTACGGCTTATTTTCTCTTTCGAGGGATTAGTCATTGCTTCTATGCTGTACAGTTTACCGTTTATGGTGCAACCTATTCAGGCAGGCTTTAGCAACTTGCCTCTGTCGCTTACCGAAGCCGCCTACACTATGGGCAAGTCAAAGCGTACCACTTTATTGAGGGTATTGCTCCCCAACTTGCGCCCTTCGTTGCTTACAGGTGTTGTGTTGGCTTTTGCCCACACCATTGGCGAGTTTGGGGTAGTGTTAATGATTGGGGGCAACATTCCGGGCAAAACCAAGGTGGCATCTATTGCCATTTACGACGAGGTAGAAGCCCTCAACTATGCCACAGCCAATGCCTACTCCTTGTTTTTGCTGGTGGTAGCATTTCTTATTTTGCTGGCAGTATATACCATCAACGGGGGGTATTTAAAGCAATAG